In Candidatus Sulfurimonas marisnigri, a single genomic region encodes these proteins:
- a CDS encoding GGDEF domain-containing protein, whose product MNAKTKLLIIVALMLLALMTATIINVALNFRSYSLKGAIEKSNLTANIVRDGLTAHMVNGIMPQRQYFLDQISNNDKIKSLWLFRSENVKKQYGEGFVNETIRDDIDKEVLATGKMVRKIIEHADEIILRVTIPYNANSTGVQDNCLNCHDVKYGDTLGAISMEFDVSDLRTSGLLTMLKIFAINLIFLIIALYLIRHYVTPYTRLFTNLQAGIKKAYSGDFTHNFSTTIGGDAKNIVDRMNSLFSKMQETFGNIKYNLATFIPQGSVSSGSISSGDPLHEAKTIINELSDIYKFKKTIELDASKEAVYTRLVDIIKLKYHVGHFAFFEINSITSERYLFFTTEGDNSICFNRDNNDSSVCRAFRTNSVTISTEFPNLCQACVNSNVNYVCIPFTINQDISLVVSMTSDNIDEVEKMKTHVSSIKHYLEAAKPVIESQILMEKLRDSSLRDGMTGLYNRRFLEEFIDKLMSQAERNQHTYSVMMIDIDFFKMVNDEYGHDIGDMVIVALSKVLKENIREADLAIRYGGEEFVVMLQNSTLEGTMAVAKKIHSAFSSLSFDVNNEKLKKTISIGIAKLPTDGDTIWKCIKFADIALYKAKNTGRNKIVEYKDEMNEMNENDEKFY is encoded by the coding sequence ATGAATGCAAAAACTAAACTTCTCATAATTGTGGCTCTTATGCTACTTGCACTAATGACAGCTACGATTATCAATGTAGCTCTAAACTTTAGAAGCTATAGCCTTAAGGGTGCAATTGAGAAGTCGAACTTGACTGCAAATATCGTTAGAGATGGACTTACAGCTCATATGGTAAATGGGATAATGCCTCAAAGACAATATTTTTTAGACCAGATATCAAACAATGACAAGATTAAATCATTATGGTTATTTAGAAGCGAGAATGTCAAAAAACAGTATGGCGAAGGGTTTGTAAATGAGACCATTAGAGATGATATTGATAAAGAAGTTTTAGCAACTGGAAAAATGGTACGAAAAATCATAGAGCATGCTGATGAAATTATTCTGAGAGTAACTATCCCTTACAACGCTAATAGTACTGGTGTTCAAGACAACTGTCTCAACTGTCATGATGTTAAGTATGGCGATACTCTTGGTGCGATTAGTATGGAGTTTGATGTTAGTGATTTGAGAACAAGCGGTCTTCTCACTATGTTAAAAATATTTGCAATTAATTTAATATTTTTAATAATAGCACTATATTTAATTAGACACTATGTGACACCTTATACAAGGCTTTTTACAAACTTACAAGCTGGGATTAAAAAAGCATACAGTGGAGACTTTACCCATAATTTTAGTACTACAATAGGTGGGGATGCTAAAAATATTGTAGATAGAATGAACTCACTCTTTAGTAAAATGCAAGAGACATTCGGAAACATTAAATACAACCTTGCAACTTTTATACCTCAAGGGAGTGTTTCGAGCGGAAGCATCTCAAGTGGTGATCCGCTTCATGAAGCTAAGACTATCATAAACGAGCTATCAGATATTTATAAATTTAAAAAGACTATTGAGCTTGATGCTTCAAAAGAAGCTGTATACACAAGACTAGTAGATATAATAAAACTAAAATACCATGTGGGACATTTTGCATTTTTTGAAATAAATAGCATAACATCGGAGAGATATTTATTTTTTACTACAGAGGGAGATAATAGTATCTGCTTCAACAGAGATAATAATGATTCATCAGTGTGTAGAGCATTCAGAACAAATAGTGTAACAATATCTACAGAGTTTCCAAACCTTTGTCAGGCATGTGTAAATAGTAATGTCAACTATGTGTGTATACCATTTACTATAAATCAAGACATATCTCTGGTAGTTTCAATGACTTCGGATAATATAGATGAAGTAGAGAAGATGAAAACTCATGTCTCAAGTATTAAGCACTACCTTGAGGCTGCTAAACCGGTTATAGAAAGTCAGATTCTTATGGAAAAACTAAGAGATTCATCTCTGCGTGATGGGATGACAGGACTATACAACAGAAGATTTTTAGAAGAGTTCATAGATAAACTTATGAGTCAAGCTGAAAGAAACCAACATACATATAGTGTTATGATGATCGATATTGACTTCTTCAAAATGGTTAATGATGAATATGGTCATGATATAGGGGATATGGTAATTGTTGCTCTTTCAAAAGTGTTAAAAGAGAATATTAGAGAAGCAGATTTGGCTATACGCTATGGTGGGGAAGAGTTTGTTGTAATGCTTCAAAATTCTACTCTAGAGGGCACGATGGCTGTTGCTAAAAAAATACACTCAGCTTTTTCTTCTCTATCATTTGATGTAAATAACGAAAAGCTAAAGAAGACTATAAGTATCGGAATTGCTAAACTGCCTACTGATGGTGACACTATTTGGAAATGTATTAAATTTGCTGACATTGCTTTATACAAAGCAAAAAATACAGGCAGAAATAAAATAGTTGAATACAAAGACGAAATGAATGAGATGAATGAGAATGACGAAAAATTTTATTAG
- a CDS encoding Mrp/NBP35 family ATP-binding protein yields MTNEIVNSALSKVMYPGFTKDIVTFGFVNNVEINGNDVSFNVDITSSAPEVAQQIKDEATDELKSVGATNIIVNINAPKIPEAATPKSKNLAPHVKNFLMISSGKGGVGKSTTSVNIAIALAAQGKKVGLLDADIYGPNIPRMMGVAGIKPEVIGNKVLPIKAYGIEMMSMGSLMDDGQSLMWRGAMIMKAIEQFLRDILWSELDVLVIDMPPGTGDAQLSLAQSVPVTAGLTVTTPQSVSLDDSRRSLDMFRKLDIPIAGIVENMSGFIAPDTGVEYDIFGKGTSGPMAEEFDTKIIAEIPIEPSIRTGGDEGKPVTFVDPTSESAKRYMRAAESIWATIEAVNASGGASNESVQPTTPPGVSACSSK; encoded by the coding sequence ATGACTAATGAAATTGTAAATTCAGCATTATCAAAAGTTATGTATCCAGGTTTTACTAAGGATATTGTAACTTTTGGTTTTGTTAATAATGTAGAAATAAATGGTAATGATGTGAGTTTTAATGTAGATATAACATCAAGTGCTCCAGAAGTTGCACAGCAAATTAAAGATGAAGCGACAGATGAGCTTAAATCTGTAGGTGCAACAAATATAATTGTAAATATAAATGCTCCTAAAATACCAGAGGCAGCAACACCAAAAAGTAAAAACTTAGCTCCACATGTTAAAAACTTTTTAATGATAAGTTCAGGTAAGGGTGGAGTTGGCAAGTCGACTACATCAGTAAATATTGCTATTGCTCTTGCAGCACAAGGTAAAAAAGTAGGTCTATTGGATGCCGACATTTATGGTCCAAATATTCCTCGTATGATGGGTGTTGCTGGTATTAAACCTGAAGTTATAGGAAATAAAGTTCTTCCTATTAAAGCCTACGGAATTGAGATGATGTCTATGGGGTCGCTTATGGATGATGGCCAGTCGCTCATGTGGCGTGGTGCAATGATAATGAAAGCAATAGAGCAATTTTTAAGAGATATCCTTTGGAGTGAACTTGATGTATTAGTTATTGATATGCCTCCTGGAACTGGTGATGCACAACTTTCTTTAGCTCAAAGTGTACCTGTTACAGCTGGTCTTACTGTAACTACACCTCAGTCTGTTTCTCTTGATGACTCTCGTCGTTCATTAGATATGTTTAGAAAATTAGACATTCCTATTGCAGGAATTGTTGAAAATATGAGCGGCTTTATAGCTCCAGATACTGGAGTAGAATATGATATCTTCGGTAAAGGAACATCTGGTCCAATGGCTGAGGAGTTTGATACTAAAATAATTGCTGAAATTCCAATTGAACCAAGTATTAGAACTGGTGGAGATGAAGGTAAGCCGGTTACTTTTGTTGACCCAACTTCTGAGAGTGCAAAAAGATATATGCGTGCTGCTGAGTCTATTTGGGCTACTATTGAAGCAGTGAATGCAAGTGGTGGCGCTAGTAATGAGAGTGTTCAGCCTACTACACCTCCAGGTGTATCTGCTTGTAGTAGTAAGTAG
- the thiC gene encoding phosphomethylpyrimidine synthase ThiC: MRTSWVNKRENDSVRTQMYYAKKGIITEEMEYVAKIEDLAPELVRSEIARGRLIIPANINHVTLEPMAIGIAAKCKINANIGSSAIASDVQGEVEKMQVSQHYKADTAMDLSTGGDLDEIRKAVINASKIPIGTVPIYQILHDVGNKIEDLSIEVMLEVLERQAKQGVSYFTIHAGFLLETMPKIAKRKMGIVSRGGSLMAAWMMHYHRENPFYTAFDEILDICAKYDVSLSLGDSLRPGCLADASDDAQLGELKVLGELTLRAWEKNVQVMIEGPGHVPLNQIERNMKLQRELCHEAPFYILGPLVTDIAAGYDHISSAIGAAIGGWHGASMLCYVTPKEHLGLPNADDVREGIIAYKIAAHAADIARGRKGARDVDDAMSDARYSFDWEKQFELALDGERAREYHDETLPQDVFKEAEFCSMCGPKFCSYKITQNIMENPEAIEKIAQEVKERGAKEALEAQTA, translated from the coding sequence ATGAGAACTTCATGGGTAAATAAGAGAGAAAATGATTCTGTTAGGACTCAGATGTATTATGCAAAAAAAGGCATAATAACAGAAGAGATGGAATATGTTGCAAAAATAGAAGATTTAGCTCCTGAATTGGTTCGTAGCGAAATTGCAAGAGGAAGATTAATAATTCCAGCGAATATCAATCACGTAACACTAGAGCCAATGGCTATAGGTATAGCTGCAAAATGTAAGATAAATGCAAATATCGGCTCATCTGCAATAGCATCCGATGTTCAAGGTGAAGTTGAAAAGATGCAGGTTTCTCAACATTATAAAGCAGACACAGCAATGGATCTTTCAACTGGCGGTGATTTGGATGAAATTCGTAAAGCGGTAATTAATGCATCAAAAATACCGATTGGAACAGTGCCTATTTATCAAATACTTCATGATGTTGGAAATAAAATAGAAGATTTAAGCATAGAAGTTATGCTTGAAGTTTTAGAGCGCCAAGCAAAGCAGGGTGTTAGTTATTTTACAATTCATGCAGGTTTCTTATTGGAGACTATGCCTAAAATTGCAAAGAGAAAAATGGGAATAGTTAGCCGTGGCGGATCTTTAATGGCTGCTTGGATGATGCACTATCATAGAGAGAACCCATTCTATACAGCATTTGATGAAATTTTAGATATTTGTGCTAAATATGATGTTTCTCTATCTCTTGGTGATTCTCTTCGCCCGGGTTGTTTAGCAGATGCTTCAGATGATGCACAGTTGGGCGAGCTTAAAGTCTTAGGTGAGCTTACTCTTCGCGCTTGGGAGAAAAATGTCCAGGTTATGATTGAAGGTCCAGGTCATGTTCCTCTTAATCAAATCGAGCGCAATATGAAACTTCAACGTGAACTTTGTCATGAGGCACCTTTTTATATACTAGGGCCATTGGTTACAGATATTGCTGCTGGATATGATCATATATCTTCAGCAATTGGTGCTGCGATTGGTGGATGGCATGGTGCTAGTATGCTTTGTTATGTTACACCAAAAGAGCATTTAGGATTGCCTAATGCAGATGATGTCCGAGAAGGAATAATCGCTTACAAAATTGCTGCTCATGCTGCAGACATTGCTCGTGGCCGTAAAGGTGCTAGAGATGTTGATGATGCTATGAGTGATGCTAGATATAGTTTTGACTGGGAAAAACAGTTTGAACTTGCACTTGATGGCGAGAGAGCAAGAGAGTACCATGATGAGACTCTCCCTCAAGATGTTTTTAAAGAGGCAGAGTTTTGTTCAATGTGCGGACCTAAATTTTGTTCTTATAAAATAACTCAAAATATAATGGAAAATCCTGAAGCAATTGAAAAGATTGCACAGGAAGTTAAAGAGAGAGGTGCAAAAGAAGCTTTAGAAGCACAAACAGCTTAA
- a CDS encoding bifunctional 2-C-methyl-D-erythritol 4-phosphate cytidylyltransferase/2-C-methyl-D-erythritol 2,4-cyclodiphosphate synthase, translating into MLNLTLILLAAGSSTRFELDVKKQWLRVGQKPLWQFVADKCEDTKHFEKIIVTSSREDIEFMKNYSDFTFIEGGSTRGESLQNSLSEVTTEYVLVSDIARSCINKEFLERIISHIGNSDCIVPYLPINDTIVYEDNTIDRDKVKIIQTPQLSLTSALKNALELPQEFTDESSAIVANGGSREFILGELNAHKITHLQDLKKLTCLSPPSDDTLSGTGFDVHAFDNKGNMYLGGVKIESDYGFKAHSDGDVAIHALIDALLGAAGMGDIGMMFPDNDDVYKGIDSKELLKIVITKIYNFGFIIINVDLTIAAEKPKIGNYKLAMRKTLSSILNIEPSRVNIKATTTEKLGFIGRGEGVGVIANANLKYFDWTKV; encoded by the coding sequence TTGCTTAACTTAACGCTTATATTACTTGCTGCAGGTAGTTCTACACGCTTTGAACTTGATGTTAAAAAGCAGTGGCTGAGAGTTGGACAGAAGCCTTTATGGCAGTTTGTAGCTGATAAGTGTGAAGATACTAAACACTTTGAAAAAATAATCGTAACCTCTTCAAGAGAAGATATTGAGTTTATGAAAAACTACTCAGACTTTACCTTTATAGAGGGTGGGTCAACCAGAGGAGAGTCTCTACAAAATTCTCTTAGTGAAGTTACTACTGAATATGTTCTTGTTAGTGATATAGCCAGATCATGTATCAATAAAGAGTTCTTGGAACGAATCATATCTCACATTGGCAATAGTGATTGTATTGTCCCTTATCTGCCGATCAATGATACTATTGTTTATGAAGACAATACTATAGATAGAGATAAAGTAAAAATAATTCAAACTCCACAGCTATCACTTACTTCAGCTCTTAAAAATGCACTTGAGCTGCCACAGGAGTTTACAGATGAGAGCAGTGCAATAGTTGCAAACGGTGGCTCTAGAGAATTTATACTAGGTGAGTTAAATGCTCATAAAATAACTCATCTTCAAGATCTAAAAAAGCTAACTTGTCTTTCGCCACCATCAGATGATACACTAAGTGGAACCGGCTTTGATGTTCACGCCTTTGACAACAAAGGCAATATGTATCTAGGTGGAGTAAAGATAGAGTCCGACTATGGGTTTAAAGCTCATAGCGATGGTGATGTGGCAATTCATGCACTTATAGATGCTCTTTTAGGTGCCGCAGGAATGGGAGATATAGGAATGATGTTTCCCGACAACGATGACGTATATAAAGGTATTGACTCTAAAGAGTTATTAAAAATAGTTATTACTAAAATATACAATTTTGGTTTTATTATTATAAATGTAGATTTAACAATAGCAGCAGAAAAACCTAAGATTGGTAATTATAAATTGGCAATGAGAAAAACGCTTAGCTCTATATTAAATATAGAACCTAGCAGAGTAAATATAAAAGCAACAACAACCGAAAAACTAGGCTTTATAGGCAGAGGCGAAGGTGTTGGAGTTATTGCAAATGCAAATTTAAAATATTTTGATTGGACAAAAGTTTAA
- a CDS encoding response regulator has product MKILIIENEVYLAQSIATKLSELGHVCEMCTSTRDAIKSNNYDVVLLSTNINGQDFNPVIETFKNSIIILMVSYISNDTVSKPLSAGAKDYILKPFMIEELIRKINHYQDYEKLKKENKSYEKYLAHSFLTLTEEYSFDNLDLPLFISSSYQKIADSFAFKYAKYQNLPIHFITLTDIKAMDEIESITENSLIYTIDFQTIKKSDRKAFYKLIKGKKIIVSSTDRIEDEDLKVLDIKSENNIFDQGEILPIEEYVKFIVLNNQHKFPDTELSKKLGISRKSLWEKRKKYDIIKKK; this is encoded by the coding sequence ATGAAAATACTAATTATAGAAAACGAAGTTTATTTAGCACAAAGTATCGCAACAAAATTAAGTGAACTCGGACATGTATGTGAAATGTGTACATCAACAAGAGATGCGATTAAAAGTAATAACTATGATGTTGTTCTACTCTCTACAAACATCAATGGTCAAGACTTCAATCCAGTTATTGAAACATTTAAGAACTCCATTATTATTTTAATGGTTTCATATATCAGTAATGACACGGTTTCTAAACCTCTTTCAGCTGGTGCAAAAGATTATATTTTAAAACCATTTATGATTGAAGAATTAATTAGAAAGATAAATCATTATCAAGATTATGAAAAGCTAAAAAAAGAGAATAAGTCATATGAGAAGTATTTAGCTCATTCTTTCTTGACATTAACTGAAGAATATAGCTTTGATAACCTTGATCTTCCTCTTTTCATATCTTCATCTTATCAAAAAATTGCAGACTCTTTTGCCTTTAAGTATGCAAAATATCAAAACCTGCCAATACACTTCATAACGCTAACTGATATAAAGGCTATGGATGAAATTGAATCTATAACAGAGAATTCTTTAATATATACAATAGATTTTCAAACTATAAAAAAGAGTGACAGAAAAGCTTTTTACAAACTAATTAAAGGTAAGAAGATAATAGTCTCTTCCACAGACAGAATAGAAGATGAAGATTTAAAAGTTCTAGATATAAAGAGTGAAAACAATATTTTCGACCAGGGTGAAATACTACCTATTGAGGAGTATGTTAAGTTTATTGTTTTAAACAATCAGCATAAGTTTCCAGATACTGAATTATCAAAAAAATTAGGTATAAGCCGTAAAAGCTTATGGGAAAAAAGAAAAAAATATGACATCATTAAGAAAAAATAA
- a CDS encoding sulfate adenylyltransferase has product MTSLRKNKTLLIDSEAASALELLKDGLLSPATSLMNSFQCKDILKTSLIDGKSFPFPFILAPSGKINEEVLKSLDAGEEIDILFDDKLFATLIVEEVFYLDPSDRIKHIYGTDDVNHPGVMATMKRLGSLAVSGKYQLINGSRNKNKQIIEKAKKQIDAKHTTALVMAANPLHRAHERLIRQALDNTDLLVIFLLKPYTESNLSYEIRKESLEFFINNFLTKNNVVVVTLENSYIFAGYNEIIIDAIVAKNYGCNRLTVGRNHAGLGMFSDSNSNKSIIDKVIGIEIEITVASEYVYCDKCTTLVSKNTCPHGQHHQISYHADSILELLELGILPPTILIRKEISAFILSKLFPNRFKNLEKLYYDILPVAGLLEEHTEKDFYLELMKLYQTTSLT; this is encoded by the coding sequence ATGACATCATTAAGAAAAAATAAAACTCTTCTAATAGATAGCGAGGCAGCTTCTGCGCTTGAGCTTTTAAAAGATGGCTTACTATCTCCTGCTACATCTTTAATGAACTCATTTCAATGCAAAGATATTCTAAAAACAAGCCTCATTGATGGAAAGTCATTTCCTTTTCCTTTTATACTTGCTCCTTCTGGAAAGATAAATGAAGAGGTCTTGAAATCACTAGACGCTGGTGAAGAAATTGACATTCTTTTTGATGATAAACTTTTTGCTACTTTGATAGTTGAGGAAGTGTTTTATCTAGATCCAAGTGATAGAATAAAACATATATATGGTACTGACGATGTTAATCATCCAGGTGTAATGGCTACCATGAAAAGACTCGGCTCTTTGGCAGTAAGCGGTAAGTATCAACTAATAAACGGCTCAAGAAATAAAAATAAGCAAATTATTGAAAAAGCTAAAAAACAAATAGATGCGAAACATACAACAGCTCTTGTAATGGCAGCTAATCCCCTTCACCGTGCTCATGAAAGACTTATTCGCCAAGCACTAGACAACACTGATTTACTTGTTATATTTTTACTTAAACCATATACTGAGTCAAATTTAAGTTATGAGATTAGGAAAGAGTCTCTAGAGTTTTTTATAAATAATTTTTTAACAAAAAACAATGTTGTTGTAGTTACCTTAGAGAATAGTTATATTTTTGCCGGCTATAATGAGATAATTATTGATGCTATTGTTGCAAAAAACTACGGCTGTAATAGACTTACAGTAGGTAGAAACCATGCTGGACTTGGTATGTTTTCAGACTCTAATTCCAATAAGTCAATAATTGATAAAGTTATTGGTATTGAAATAGAAATAACAGTAGCAAGCGAGTATGTTTACTGTGATAAATGTACGACTCTTGTTAGTAAAAACACATGTCCTCATGGACAGCATCATCAAATCTCTTATCATGCTGACTCGATTTTAGAACTTTTAGAACTTGGAATTTTACCACCTACTATACTTATTAGAAAAGAGATTTCAGCCTTTATTCTCTCTAAACTATTTCCAAATAGGTTTAAAAATTTAGAAAAGCTCTACTATGACATACTACCAGTCGCAGGTCTTTTAGAAGAGCACACTGAAAAAGATTTTTATTTAGAGCTAATGAAACTCTATCAAACAACATCACTTACCTAG
- a CDS encoding phosphatidylglycerophosphatase A family protein, translated as MNWFFITLGYSGLAPKAPGTVGTLVALPIGMLILIYFSAQTLFLATVLISIIAIKEINKYEAKSAIHDDKRIVIDELAGMWFALSVAPAISIGLNEVSDLQNGFLLQSLLSFLLFRYFDIVKPSIIGRIDREAKGGIGVMGDDIVAGFVAGILSAVIWQGWVQLQSFI; from the coding sequence ATGAATTGGTTTTTTATAACTTTAGGATATAGCGGGCTTGCTCCAAAAGCCCCTGGAACGGTTGGAACCTTAGTGGCATTACCTATAGGAATGCTTATACTTATCTACTTTAGTGCACAAACTCTATTTCTGGCTACTGTTCTTATCAGTATAATCGCAATAAAAGAGATAAACAAATACGAAGCTAAAAGTGCAATACACGACGATAAACGTATTGTAATAGATGAATTAGCTGGGATGTGGTTTGCACTAAGTGTTGCGCCTGCAATCAGTATTGGATTAAACGAAGTAAGTGATTTACAAAATGGTTTTTTACTACAGAGTCTACTATCATTTTTGCTTTTCAGATATTTTGATATAGTAAAACCATCTATTATAGGCAGAATAGACCGTGAAGCTAAAGGTGGTATCGGTGTTATGGGTGATGATATAGTCGCCGGTTTTGTAGCAGGTATTTTAAGTGCTGTTATTTGGCAAGGGTGGGTGCAACTTCAAAGTTTTATATAA
- a CDS encoding 4Fe-4S dicluster domain-containing protein, with translation MIQLSAGLCVRSLSKDSECNRCETICPTGAIVVADNPLPSINFSACVACGACGAVCPNEALSLDDFSSTDFFFKFIEDDDNLISCKKNVPCIAALNIENIISMAVLKKEIVFDMGHCDGCDIAHKCKPQIEKNYEEASYILEAMENPALIKVEDVRYEKSDSIQDVTSNRREFLSSVNLKAVAKTKHAFEKEIQKATDELIEHTLQKSDIALLKQKRIPDRRKLFFTAIKRVKKPSQYHVIEADEITFTSMKLLDSEKCTACQMCYRVCPSGALTSDIKNSKIDFDPFLCIKCHICHDVCEPDAITLSPSYNVKEFFEPAVQSLIKFNVRRCNECNVIFSTNTADKLCYRCKAEDEEARELWGITDDM, from the coding sequence ATGATACAACTAAGTGCGGGTCTTTGTGTTCGTTCATTATCAAAAGATAGTGAGTGCAATAGATGTGAAACTATATGTCCAACAGGGGCAATAGTTGTAGCAGATAACCCACTGCCAAGTATCAACTTTTCTGCATGTGTTGCATGTGGTGCATGTGGTGCAGTTTGTCCAAATGAAGCACTCTCCTTAGATGATTTTAGTTCAACAGATTTCTTCTTTAAATTTATAGAAGATGACGATAATTTAATATCATGTAAAAAGAATGTTCCATGTATAGCAGCTTTGAATATAGAAAACATTATTTCAATGGCAGTACTTAAAAAAGAGATAGTTTTTGATATGGGTCACTGCGATGGTTGTGATATAGCGCATAAATGCAAACCTCAAATAGAAAAAAACTACGAAGAGGCCTCTTATATATTAGAAGCTATGGAGAATCCGGCACTTATTAAAGTTGAAGATGTTAGGTATGAAAAATCTGATTCCATTCAAGATGTGACAAGTAATAGAAGAGAGTTCTTAAGCAGTGTTAATCTTAAAGCTGTAGCAAAAACTAAACATGCATTTGAAAAAGAGATACAAAAAGCAACAGATGAGTTAATTGAGCATACTTTGCAAAAGAGTGATATAGCCCTTTTAAAACAAAAACGAATACCAGACAGAAGAAAACTGTTTTTTACAGCTATAAAAAGAGTCAAAAAGCCATCCCAGTATCATGTAATTGAAGCAGATGAAATTACATTTACTTCAATGAAGCTGCTTGATAGTGAAAAGTGTACAGCATGTCAAATGTGTTATAGAGTATGTCCAAGTGGAGCACTTACTTCAGATATCAAAAACTCTAAAATAGATTTTGACCCATTTCTTTGTATTAAATGCCACATCTGTCATGATGTATGTGAGCCAGATGCTATAACTCTTTCACCATCATATAATGTAAAAGAGTTTTTTGAACCTGCTGTGCAAAGCTTAATCAAGTTTAATGTAAGAAGATGTAATGAATGTAATGTTATTTTTAGTACAAACACGGCAGATAAGTTATGTTATAGATGTAAAGCAGAAGATGAAGAAGCTCGTGAACTTTGGGGTATAACAGATGATATGTAA
- a CDS encoding TorD/DmsD family molecular chaperone — protein sequence MQNTKARTNIYALLSRVLLQELDTEMLKTIKDDENILEFFPTLKEWKPLREIEASKLLQEYLNPDFVNLSILHLIPYETFYTREDQKIETGGANPVTDIYSAYDFMVDYEVSRTVSADHIGIELEFMHHLIEAELKALEDNDTNAVLELKEVQREFLNKHLLQWAPMYLINMKFEARTPLYYDAAEMALEFLLSDNEYLSKELS from the coding sequence ATGCAAAATACAAAAGCCAGAACAAATATTTACGCATTACTATCTCGTGTACTACTTCAAGAGCTAGATACTGAGATGTTGAAAACAATTAAAGATGATGAAAATATTTTAGAATTTTTCCCAACTTTAAAAGAGTGGAAGCCACTTAGAGAGATAGAAGCAAGTAAACTTTTGCAAGAGTATTTAAACCCTGACTTTGTTAATTTGTCTATTCTGCATCTTATACCATACGAAACTTTTTATACTAGAGAAGATCAGAAAATAGAGACAGGTGGAGCGAACCCTGTTACGGACATCTACAGCGCTTATGATTTTATGGTTGATTATGAAGTCTCTCGTACTGTGTCAGCAGACCACATTGGTATTGAGTTGGAATTTATGCATCATTTGATTGAGGCAGAGTTAAAAGCTTTAGAAGACAATGATACCAATGCAGTTCTTGAGCTTAAAGAGGTTCAGAGAGAATTTTTAAATAAACATCTTCTGCAATGGGCACCAATGTATCTGATAAATATGAAGTTTGAAGCACGAACACCTCTTTATTACGATGCTGCCGAGATGGCTTTGGAATTTTTACTAAGTGATAATGAATATTTATCCAAAGAGCTAAGTTAA